Proteins encoded within one genomic window of Verrucomicrobiota bacterium:
- a CDS encoding tetratricopeptide repeat protein, with translation MQRTILTFLMTTLAVCVLTTPLFSQTREEKRLFETAQRAFNDGIYEVAEINSRKLLGQFPNSEFTPQARLTLAQALVLQSEGALAVTVLTPELSRQKSPLDLVEVKFTLAEAYTLAEKWKEAAALYQAIIDDPKAGDYALKSRYSQAWLEYLSGNTDAAVEKFMMLGEENRKNETGRKSLLTLAKIQLQLDQSDLAEKTLAPLITDNPLSPLEFEALFWRAEIYAARGQHEEARKIFESITINPKAQPQSVVGDAWLALGDVYTSLNDDTDAAKAYEQAFQKALSIERRSAAMKRYSQAMAKNRQVQPALDKLREFSQKNLESRAGFEADVVLAGALYQQKMFPEALAECRRILTSPAYASFDLAKVYELAADCYVLNNQTDEALKMLRGSLKTATREDQRTRMLFKIADLLLQQKNSAGALDIYQQISKEFPRGTYAEASLFRQGQAHALAGNSKAAITAYQSLLTQFPDSAFSDAAQFETANIYFLAGQFVKAREVYDALVKNFPKSPLIPKAQFALAECLFREEKYPQAAAAFTAIAKNHPKNQLAEQALYNHCLTLAKMGDENTALDAFNQFVERYPKSDYAASATFWLGNYYYNRQDYARAQSLFEQLSRNFPAHELIDESYYWAAKSAAGRQETTKANELYQKVASIPNSPLRIEARLRQAELQRQLNQFANALLIYESILKETGQTPPLEARLGKGICLQQLKKYEEAIKVYEEIRQLNQGNLTLHNETTYRIGKCLQKLGKNKEALTTYMDIIYAKSLPDGLSMDEAAKLPEFVWFSRAGFDAGEIKEEQQDWKGAIQIYKILEVAGGPKTQDEARDRKVKLQTEHFIYEE, from the coding sequence ATGCAAAGAACAATCCTCACATTCCTCATGACGACCCTTGCGGTCTGTGTCCTCACGACCCCACTCTTTTCCCAGACGAGGGAAGAAAAGAGGTTGTTTGAGACCGCCCAGAGGGCATTTAATGACGGGATTTACGAGGTCGCGGAGATCAATTCTAGAAAATTACTAGGCCAATTCCCAAACTCTGAATTCACCCCGCAAGCCCGCCTTACCTTAGCCCAAGCACTGGTCCTACAGTCCGAAGGAGCTTTGGCCGTCACCGTCTTAACCCCAGAGTTAAGCCGTCAAAAAAGCCCGCTGGACCTGGTCGAAGTGAAATTCACCCTAGCCGAAGCATACACCCTGGCCGAAAAGTGGAAGGAAGCGGCGGCACTTTACCAAGCCATTATTGACGATCCTAAAGCCGGGGATTACGCCCTGAAATCCCGTTACAGTCAGGCTTGGTTAGAATATTTGTCGGGTAACACAGATGCGGCCGTAGAAAAATTTATGATGCTGGGCGAGGAAAATAGAAAAAATGAAACCGGACGTAAAAGCCTGCTCACCCTCGCAAAAATCCAGCTCCAACTGGACCAATCTGACCTAGCGGAAAAAACCCTCGCCCCCCTGATTACGGATAATCCCCTCAGCCCCCTGGAATTCGAGGCCCTTTTTTGGCGCGCAGAAATCTATGCAGCCCGTGGGCAGCATGAGGAAGCCCGGAAGATTTTTGAAAGTATTACGATCAACCCCAAAGCCCAACCCCAAAGTGTGGTCGGCGACGCATGGCTGGCACTCGGCGATGTCTATACCTCGCTCAATGACGACACGGATGCGGCCAAGGCCTATGAACAGGCTTTCCAAAAAGCTTTATCAATCGAGCGGAGGTCCGCTGCGATGAAACGTTATTCGCAAGCCATGGCCAAAAATCGCCAAGTGCAGCCGGCACTGGATAAATTACGCGAGTTCTCCCAGAAAAATCTCGAAAGCCGGGCAGGGTTTGAAGCCGATGTCGTCCTCGCTGGCGCTCTCTACCAACAAAAAATGTTTCCGGAAGCATTAGCCGAATGTCGCCGCATTCTCACTTCACCCGCCTATGCCTCCTTTGACCTGGCAAAGGTCTATGAACTAGCCGCCGATTGTTATGTCTTAAACAACCAGACAGATGAAGCCCTCAAGATGCTGCGCGGCTCATTAAAAACCGCTACCCGTGAAGACCAACGCACCCGCATGCTCTTTAAGATCGCTGACCTGCTCCTCCAACAGAAAAATTCCGCGGGAGCCCTCGATATTTACCAACAAATCAGTAAGGAATTCCCCCGCGGCACTTATGCGGAAGCTTCCCTTTTCAGGCAAGGTCAGGCCCATGCCCTCGCCGGTAATTCCAAAGCCGCCATCACGGCTTACCAGAGCCTGTTGACACAATTTCCTGATAGTGCTTTCTCCGACGCAGCCCAATTTGAGACTGCTAATATCTATTTTCTCGCCGGTCAATTCGTCAAAGCCCGCGAGGTCTATGATGCACTGGTAAAAAATTTCCCGAAAAGCCCACTCATTCCTAAAGCGCAATTTGCTCTGGCGGAATGCCTTTTCCGCGAGGAAAAATATCCGCAGGCCGCAGCGGCATTCACGGCCATTGCCAAAAACCATCCTAAAAACCAACTGGCAGAACAAGCCCTTTACAATCATTGCCTGACACTGGCAAAAATGGGGGACGAAAATACGGCCTTGGACGCCTTTAACCAATTCGTCGAACGTTATCCTAAATCCGATTACGCGGCTTCGGCCACATTCTGGCTGGGGAATTATTATTATAACCGGCAGGATTATGCGCGGGCACAAAGTCTCTTCGAGCAATTATCGCGGAATTTCCCGGCCCATGAACTCATCGATGAATCTTATTATTGGGCGGCAAAAAGTGCCGCAGGCCGCCAAGAAACAACCAAGGCCAATGAGCTTTACCAGAAAGTGGCCAGCATCCCAAACTCCCCGCTGCGCATCGAGGCGCGCCTCCGGCAGGCAGAGCTCCAGCGCCAGCTTAACCAGTTCGCGAATGCCCTGCTTATTTACGAGAGCATTTTAAAAGAGACCGGGCAGACCCCACCCCTTGAAGCCAGGCTAGGAAAAGGAATATGCCTCCAGCAACTCAAAAAATATGAGGAAGCGATTAAAGTCTATGAAGAGATCCGCCAGTTGAACCAAGGCAACCTTACCCTCCATAATGAGACCACCTATCGGATCGGGAAATGCCTCCAGAAACTCGGGAAAAATAAAGAAGCTCTGACCACTTATATGGATATCATTTATGCAAAGTCCCTCCCCGACGGGTTAAGTATGGATGAAGCTGCAAAATTACCTGAATTTGTCTGGTTTTCCCGTGCGGGATTTGATGCTGGTGAGATCAAAGAAGAACAACAGGACTGGAAAGGCGCCATTCAAATCTATAAAATCCTGGAAGTCGCAGGGGGCCCAAAAACCCAAGATGAAGCCCGGGACCGGAAAGTAAAACTCCAAACTGAACACTTTATCTACGAAGAATAA
- a CDS encoding DUF4339 domain-containing protein yields MKFFILVFIPLILAGCLAAVGWMILGLKGALAGGFAGIILLILGLIIYLKDRKSGGESSASSAPAGKTTFRREKETSEPTEVTKVKIKKPKKADKRVLGILKNAQALLKEVKLDQEEGCLLVDAAIVPTTPDGAFAPWFPDEMSFQGFATQADAEKGVGGQKINILGWRRWMQNEFRIMELELLRGSCRLQYTVAPVSSGVGFIRFSYEDECFGKPIILPETAEVTPSDESAPVNSVEDAPVVEEMAMEEQEPGEILVFVLRNGQQTGPFTMGDLWVEISEHRVFLTDYGWYEGLPDWLPLSKLIEHDKDSI; encoded by the coding sequence ATGAAGTTTTTCATTCTTGTTTTTATCCCTTTGATCTTGGCGGGCTGTTTGGCCGCCGTGGGCTGGATGATATTGGGGTTGAAAGGGGCCCTTGCCGGTGGATTTGCGGGCATTATTTTATTGATTCTGGGTTTAATCATATACCTCAAAGATAGGAAATCCGGAGGTGAATCCTCTGCTTCTTCCGCTCCAGCCGGAAAAACGACTTTCCGGAGAGAAAAGGAAACCAGCGAACCTACAGAGGTGACAAAGGTTAAAATCAAAAAACCTAAAAAGGCCGATAAACGTGTCCTCGGGATATTAAAAAATGCCCAAGCCCTTTTGAAAGAAGTGAAGCTTGATCAAGAAGAAGGTTGTTTGCTTGTGGATGCGGCAATTGTTCCCACCACCCCGGATGGGGCTTTTGCCCCTTGGTTTCCTGATGAAATGAGTTTCCAAGGTTTTGCGACTCAAGCAGATGCCGAAAAAGGCGTTGGTGGTCAGAAAATAAATATTCTGGGTTGGCGGCGTTGGATGCAAAATGAATTCAGGATTATGGAGCTCGAGCTTTTACGCGGCTCATGCCGTTTGCAATACACGGTAGCTCCGGTTTCTTCAGGGGTTGGATTTATCCGTTTTTCTTATGAAGACGAGTGTTTTGGGAAACCAATTATTTTGCCGGAAACGGCGGAGGTCACACCATCGGACGAATCGGCCCCGGTGAATTCCGTCGAAGACGCCCCTGTGGTCGAAGAAATGGCCATGGAAGAACAAGAACCTGGGGAAATCTTAGTCTTTGTTTTGAGGAATGGTCAACAAACGGGGCCTTTTACCATGGGTGATCTCTGGGTCGAGATTTCCGAGCACCGGGTTTTTCTTACGGATTACGGCTGGTATGAAGGGCTTCCAGATTGGTTACCCCTCAGCAAGTTGATTGAACACGATAAAGACAGCATCTGA
- a CDS encoding NADH-quinone oxidoreductase subunit A has protein sequence MVLTPYEYNYFVLGVMFILAICFAVGPLIIARLIGPRKPSRTKNATYECGLVTRGDAWMQLKIHYYLYALSFLIFSLEIVFIIPLAVVLKSAGWWAFFSMSFFLLILSAGLVYEWKKGALEWD, from the coding sequence ATGGTTTTGACCCCTTATGAGTATAATTATTTTGTCTTGGGCGTGATGTTCATTTTGGCCATCTGTTTCGCCGTAGGCCCTTTGATTATTGCACGGTTGATCGGACCGCGTAAACCTTCCCGTACAAAAAACGCCACTTATGAATGTGGACTTGTGACTCGGGGTGATGCTTGGATGCAGCTGAAGATTCATTATTATCTTTATGCCCTGTCATTCCTGATTTTTAGTCTGGAGATTGTTTTTATTATTCCCTTGGCGGTTGTCCTGAAATCCGCTGGATGGTGGGCTTTTTTTTCAATGTCATTTTTTCTTTTAATCCTAAGCGCCGGGCTGGTGTATGAATGGAAAAAAGGCGCGCTCGAATGGGACTAA
- a CDS encoding NADH-quinone oxidoreductase subunit B gives MPIDEGLKSELAKAGVFTTTLESIYNWGRRSSIWPLQFGLACCAIEMIAAAASRFDLSRFGAEVFRPSPRQADLMIVAGTVTKKMAPQVVRLYNQMPEPKYVIAMGVCAISGGPFKQGYNVLKGIDRYIPVDVHIPGCPPRPEALLHALMTLQRKIDEQTTFSQFEGEPTNRAYDSHDGEFTVPTLGAHDIEPPFNPEVWKPAQIAKGTSK, from the coding sequence ATGCCGATTGATGAAGGACTTAAATCAGAACTAGCCAAAGCGGGGGTTTTTACCACCACTCTGGAGAGCATTTATAATTGGGGTCGCCGCAGTTCCATTTGGCCTTTGCAATTCGGGCTGGCCTGTTGCGCGATTGAAATGATTGCGGCTGCGGCCTCCCGATTTGACCTTTCGCGTTTCGGGGCGGAGGTTTTCCGGCCTTCCCCGCGTCAAGCCGACCTGATGATTGTGGCCGGGACAGTGACAAAAAAAATGGCCCCGCAAGTCGTCCGGCTGTATAATCAAATGCCCGAGCCGAAATATGTCATCGCCATGGGGGTCTGCGCGATCTCTGGTGGCCCATTTAAACAAGGGTATAATGTCCTCAAGGGCATCGACCGTTATATCCCGGTGGATGTGCATATCCCCGGTTGTCCTCCGAGACCTGAAGCCTTGCTTCATGCTCTCATGACCCTCCAGCGCAAGATCGATGAGCAAACCACATTTTCGCAGTTTGAAGGGGAGCCCACCAACCGTGCGTATGACTCGCATGACGGAGAGTTTACCGTACCCACCCTGGGTGCACACGATATTGAGCCACCCTTTAATCCAGAGGTTTGGAAACCCGCGCAAATTGCAAAGGGCACATCAAAATGA
- a CDS encoding NADH-quinone oxidoreductase subunit C encodes MNTDYLFVKFPTLTYERPTNSFVIPPEIALEVARYLKDDPMFRMDMCTNCTAVDWLPTTNIVKRKTIEIIDGKQVESVEEIIVDKPAYLETVYHLVSVEKKKGPLIIRVRTKDRIDTRVPSLTPVWRGCEFQEREAYDLYGIMYEGHPDLRRILMWEGFQDYPMRKDYVEPDDYEYEPTPHDEVLTKAKKHYPVKPV; translated from the coding sequence ATGAATACGGATTACCTCTTTGTTAAATTCCCGACGCTGACTTACGAGCGCCCGACGAATTCTTTTGTGATCCCCCCCGAAATCGCCTTGGAGGTGGCCCGTTATTTAAAGGATGATCCGATGTTCCGTATGGATATGTGCACAAATTGCACGGCGGTGGACTGGCTGCCTACGACGAATATCGTTAAACGCAAGACGATCGAGATCATTGACGGTAAACAGGTGGAGTCCGTAGAAGAAATCATCGTCGATAAACCGGCTTATCTGGAGACCGTTTATCACTTGGTTTCTGTGGAGAAAAAAAAGGGCCCCCTGATCATCCGCGTGCGGACAAAGGACCGTATCGATACACGAGTCCCATCCCTGACCCCTGTCTGGCGGGGTTGCGAGTTCCAAGAGCGCGAGGCCTATGATCTTTACGGGATTATGTATGAAGGCCATCCTGATCTGCGCCGGATCCTGATGTGGGAGGGTTTTCAGGATTATCCCATGCGCAAAGATTATGTAGAGCCGGACGATTACGAGTATGAGCCGACCCCTCACGATGAGGTGTTGACCAAGGCGAAAAAACATTACCCGGTAAAGCCTGTATGA